A window of the Falco rusticolus isolate bFalRus1 chromosome 1, bFalRus1.pri, whole genome shotgun sequence genome harbors these coding sequences:
- the C1H4orf19 gene encoding uncharacterized protein C4orf19 homolog, whose protein sequence is MGCRCCKMIQSYIFDPEEVQSPGRIHEVNSYEHNEQGGNKSKFKENSKIQECKNELQKDELNRPENRNQVNSTKETLWNHRGNDFQEDGLVKCVAKLDVAVNSGTSCAGVHSMLNPNTNTVKEASEQGTSSQSEASLVTNKDFYTKSNRSGQELELEAGRQAKAACNEPNSIQDENSGSAEDKGSAILETQDNAIQLPDVDYPQNGKQTRNYVEKYSFPVNCAHSDQNAGPSAIQDQDFCVIPPLPMKESSIEPFKTYSTSLSEGITGSITAVAVTKVAQAPTHPKYKDINGETEDEDAEVAAALAALEAATAGEDLEDDDEY, encoded by the exons ATGGGGTGCAGGTGCTGCAAAATGATACAAAG CTATATTTTTGATCCAGAAGAAGTACAGTCGCCTGGACGCATTCATGAAGTAAACAGCTATGAACACAATGAGCAAGGTGGCAATAAATCCAAATTCAAAGAGAACAGTAAAATTCAAGAATGTAAAAATGAACTCCAGAAGGATGAGCTAAATAGACCAGAAAATAGAAATCAGGTAAATAGCACAAAAGAAACTCTCTGGAACCACAGAGGCAATGATTTTCAAGAAGATGGACTTGTGAAGTGTGTTGCAAAGCTTGATGTTGCAGTCAATAGTGGCACCTCCTGTGCTGGAGTGCACTCCATGCTCAACCCCAACACAAACACAGTGAAAGAAGCCAGTGAACAGGGAACATCCAGCCAGTCAGAGGCTTCTTTAGTCACCAATAAAGACTTCTACACCAAATCAAATAGGTCTGGGCAGGAACTTGAACTAGAGGCAGGTAGGCAGGCAAAGGCAGCCTGCAATGAACCAAACAGTATTCAAGATGAGAACTCTGGGTCTGCAGAAGACAAAGGAAGTGCAATATTGGAGACACAAGACAATGCCATACAACTGCCAGATGTTGATTATCCCCAAAATGGCAAACAAACCAGGAACTATGTTGAAAAATATAGCTTTCCAGTCAATTGTGCACATTCAGACCAAAATGCTGGGCCTTCAGCAATACAGGACCAGGACTTTTGTGTAATCCCACCTTTGCCTATGAAGGAGAGCAGTATTGAACCTTTTAAAACTTACTCCACAAGTTTGAGTGAGGGTATTACTGGTAGTATCACTGCTGTGGCTGTTACCAAAGTAGCACAGGCACCCACACACCCCAAATATAAAGACATTAATGGAGAAACTGAAGATGAAGATGCAGAagttgcagcagctctggctgcacTGGAGGCTGCAACTGCAGGGGAAGACCTGGAAGATGACGATGAGTACTAG